Within the Plesiomonas shigelloides genome, the region CTGGGCGCGCGTCGATTGCTGGAAACGGCCAAAATCAGTTTGCCGCCGCAGCTGCATTGGGAGTAAGCCGCAAGACCACTAAATAGGGCGAGCAACGCACCAGCCATTGACCGGTAAGCAAGGGAAACAGTGCTGTTTTTTGCAGCACCCGATAATGGGCGCTGATTTTTATACTTGCTATCTGCCCTACTTCATGGCTTAATACGTCCCGCATTGCGCTGCCCGGATAGCTCAGTCGGTAGAGCAGGGGATTGAAAATCCCCGTGTCCGTGGTTCGATTCCGCGTCCGGGCACCATCGCCTTTTCGATGGTCGAGTGCATGCCACAATCAATTCCTCTGTAGTTCAGTCGGTAGAACGGCGGACTGTTAATCCGTATGTCACTGGTTCGAGTCCAGTCAGAGGAGCCAAATTCGAAAGCCCTGCTCATTGAGCGGGGCTTTTTTGTTGCGTCTATTGGTTGCCGCCAGCCCTGCGAAAGCGTTATCCTTCCCGCCTTAAAATCAACCAGAGATGTGATATGACTACGCAAATACCCGACGACAGCAAAATCCTTCAAAAATTAAGAATAAAACAGTGGGTTGAACCGGTATTAGTCTTATCTATTCTCGGCGTGTTGTTCAGCTATCTGGGTAACCAGATGGGGCTGTCGGCCATGGTGAACACCATTTTCAACACCGCCCACCAACTGCTGCTCAATACTGTGCTGTTCATTATGGGGATCACGGTACTTTCTGGTGCATTGAGCCAACTGCTGAGCGAGTTCGGCGTGATCCGCTTGCTAGAAGTGCTGCTGGCGCCATTGATGCGCCCAATCTATCGCCTGCCGGGGCGCTGTGCGCTGGCCGGTCTGATGACCTTTTTCTCCGATAACCCCGCAGTCATTAGCCTAGCCAAAGACGCACGTTTTCGTCGTGGCTTGCGCCCGTGGCAGCTGATCTCGCTGACCAACTTCGGTACCGCCTTTGGCATGGGGCTGATTGTGGTGACCTTTATGGCCACCTTGCAGTTAGGCCCTGAGCACAATACGGTGCGTGCCGCCCTGCTCGGTCTGGCCGGCGCACTGATTGGCTCTGTCGTAACCACCCGCTTAATGCAGCGCATGGTGCGCCCACTGGTCGGTGATGAACCGTTAGACTGCCAGCAGCCAGAAGCCTCCGAGTTGGAGCAGTTTCAGGTAAGTCACGAAGAAAACAGCGAGAATACGCCAGTATGGCTGCGTATTTTGAACTCGCTGCTGGATGGCGGTAAATCCGGGGTCGAGCTTGGCATGGCGGTGATCCCTGGGGTGTTGATCATCAGCACCTTTGTGATGCTACTGACCTTTGGCCCAGGGCCTGAAGGTTACACCGGCG harbors:
- a CDS encoding membrane protein, with the translated sequence MTTQIPDDSKILQKLRIKQWVEPVLVLSILGVLFSYLGNQMGLSAMVNTIFNTAHQLLLNTVLFIMGITVLSGALSQLLSEFGVIRLLEVLLAPLMRPIYRLPGRCALAGLMTFFSDNPAVISLAKDARFRRGLRPWQLISLTNFGTAFGMGLIVVTFMATLQLGPEHNTVRAALLGLAGALIGSVVTTRLMQRMVRPLVGDEPLDCQQPEASELEQFQVSHEENSENTPVWLRILNSLLDGGKSGVELGMAVIPGVLIISTFVMLLTFGPGPEGYTGAAFQGVALLPALAAKAGFVFDFLFGFKHPELVAFPATSLGAVGAAMSLVPPFISKGLITGNEIAVFTAMGMCWSGFLSTHTAMLDALGYRSLTSRAIAAHTVGGLVAGISAHQLFVLFG